A genomic stretch from Arachis stenosperma cultivar V10309 chromosome 3, arast.V10309.gnm1.PFL2, whole genome shotgun sequence includes:
- the LOC130969739 gene encoding uncharacterized protein LOC130969739, with amino-acid sequence MDDIFDSSLNLEETHHKEGYNQGYSEGLAAGKEEARQVGLKVGFEVGEELGFYKGCIDLWVSAIRADHVVFSSRAQAGIRQMEELLQRYPMMDPEDQHVQEIMDELRRKFKMVCSSLHIKKIEYDGYPKAAASDASSLEF; translated from the coding sequence ATGGACGACATATTCGATTCTTCGCTGAACTTGGAAGAGACCCACCACAAGGAAGGATACAACCAAGGCTATTCTGAAGGTCTTGCTGCTGGCAAGGAAGAGGCCAGGCAGGTGGGCCTCAAGGTAGGCTTCGAGGTCGGTGAGGAGTTGGGCTTCTACAAGGGCTGCATTGATCTCTGGGTCTCTGCTATCCGGGCTGACCACGTGGTGTTCTCTTCTCGGGCCCAAGCAGGTATCAGGCAGATGGAGGAGCTGCTCCAGAGGTACCCCATGATGGACCCGGAGGACCAGCACGTGCAGGAGATCATGGATGAGCTGAGGCGCAAGTTCAAGATGGTGTGTTCTTCGCTGCACATCAAGAAGATTGAGTATGATGGGTACCCGAAAGCAGCTGCTTCCGACGCCAGCAGTCTTGAGTTTTAA
- the LOC130965874 gene encoding beta-glucuronosyltransferase GlcAT14A-like, whose translation MRKNAGSYSGRMFSDRKWIIPFFATLLVSVSLILTAMLGAPSSAGRGDQLTRSEDSSGYFVESDLERSYNDNVVTKMEAPRFAYLISGTKGDSQRMLRTLEAVYHPRNQYILHLDLEALPRERMELANAVKADPMFREVENVRVMSQSNLVTYKGPTMIACTLQAIAILLKESSGWDWFINLSASDYPLMTQDDLLHVFSNLSRDLNFIEHTRLAGWKLNQRAKPIIYDPALYLSRKSDLAWTTQRRTLPTSFSLFTGSAWVVLTRSFVEYCIWGWDNLPRTMLMYYANFVSSPEGYFHTVICNNEEFRHTAISHDLHYIAWDNPPKQHPRSLTMKDFDKMVTSNAPFARKFPKDDPVLDKIDKELLSRAHRFPPGAWCVGSSDGEADPCSTRGNDTVFRPGPGAERLRELLQILVSEENKSKRCL comes from the exons ATGAGGAAAAATGCTGGTTCTTATTCAGGAAGGATGTTTAGTGACAGGAAATGGATTATACCCTTTTTCGCAACTTTACTGGTTTCTGTGAGTCTGATCCTGACTGCTATGCTGGGGGCACCGAGTTCTGCTGGCAGGGGAGATCAGCTCACAAGATCGGAGGATTCGAGTGGATATTTTGTGGAATCAGATTTGGAAAGGTCTTATAATGATAATGTGGTTACGAAAATGGAGGCACCTAGGTTTGCATATCTTATTTCAGGAACCAAGGGTGATAGCCAAAGGATGTTGAGAACATTAGAGGCAGTGTACCACCCAAGGAACCAGTACATCTTGCATTTAGATCTTGAGGCTCTGCCCCGTGAAAGGATGGAATTGGCAAATGCAGTGAAAGCAGATCCAATGTTTCGTgaagtggagaatgtgcgtgTTATGTCCCAATCCAATTTGGTGACTTATAAGGGTCCAACAATGATTGCTTGTACCCTCCAAGCCATTGCCATATTATTGAAAGAGAGTTCCGGGTGGGACTGGTTTATAAACCTCAGTGCATCAGATTATCCTCTTATGACACAGGATG ATTTGCTGCATGTTTTCTCTAATCTATCAAGAGATCTCAATTTCATCGAACACACTCGCCTTGCTGGTTGGAAACT GAATCAAAGAGCAAAACCAATCATCTATGATCCTGCGCTTTATTTATCAAGGAAATCTGATTTAGCATGGACTACTCAGCGAAGAACACTTCCCACATCTTTTTCCCTTTTCACTG GTTCAGCTTGGGTTGTACTGACCCGGTCCTTCGTGGAGTACTGCATATGGGGATGGGATAACTTACCTCGCACGATGCTTATGTATTATGCAAATTTTGTGTCCTCGCCGGAGGGATATTTTCATACTGTCATCTGTAACAATGAAGAATTCCGACATACAGCAATAAGCCATGATCTTCATTACATTGCTTGGGACAATCCCCCGAAGCAGCATCCCCGCTCATTAACTATGAAAGACTTCGACAAAATGGTAACAAGTAATGCCCCCTTTGCCCGCAAGTTTCCAAAGGATGATCCCGTTCTAGACAAGATTGACAAAGAACTTCTGAGCCGCGCACATAGATTTCCGCCCGGGGCATGGTGTGTTGGGAGCTCAGATGGTGAGGCAGACCCTTGTTCTACACGTGGTAATGATACGGTGTTTAGGCCAGGCCCCGGTGCTGAAAGGTTACGGGAGCTGCTTCAAATACTGGTTTctgaagaaaataaaagcaagcGGTGTTTGTGA